A section of the Petrimonas sulfuriphila genome encodes:
- a CDS encoding polyprenyl synthetase family protein, with protein MDESQVIKESLRDELNQFDIYLWKSLENNNSRISEILRHAFKVDGKRIRPMLVFLVAKCCGEITPATYHGAVTVELLHMATLMHDDVVDEASTRRGQPSSNAVFDNKRSVLAGDYVLSSALRESVKTNNLEIIGIISELGQNLAEGELNQYSLVNEIIIDEEEYFKVIDKKTASLLYACAKIGAITAGADRVTIDEFGKAGRILGIAFQIRDDIFDYYKADVGKPTGNDIREGKITLPLIYALNHAPQALSDEMMKIIRSCDFSPVNIELLLEFAKSNGGIEYAQKTIDNLLEEAEQIIENVSIDNEFKIILNLLVMYLKNRMV; from the coding sequence ATGGACGAAAGTCAGGTTATAAAGGAGTCGTTGCGTGACGAGTTGAATCAATTCGACATTTATCTCTGGAAATCGCTGGAAAACAATAATTCCCGGATATCGGAGATTCTCCGGCATGCTTTTAAGGTTGACGGTAAACGGATAAGGCCGATGTTGGTTTTTCTGGTGGCAAAATGTTGCGGGGAGATAACGCCTGCCACGTACCACGGTGCTGTTACGGTGGAGTTGCTCCATATGGCGACGCTTATGCATGACGATGTGGTGGATGAGGCATCGACACGTCGCGGACAACCATCGTCAAATGCAGTTTTCGATAATAAACGTTCCGTTCTGGCAGGAGATTATGTGTTGTCATCGGCCCTGCGTGAGAGTGTTAAAACCAATAACCTGGAAATAATCGGGATCATTTCCGAACTTGGGCAAAACCTGGCGGAAGGAGAGCTTAATCAATACTCGTTGGTCAATGAGATAATTATTGATGAAGAAGAGTATTTTAAAGTAATTGACAAAAAAACAGCTTCCCTACTGTACGCTTGTGCAAAGATCGGTGCCATTACTGCAGGTGCAGACCGGGTAACGATAGATGAATTCGGAAAAGCGGGCCGTATATTGGGTATTGCTTTCCAGATCCGTGACGATATTTTCGATTATTACAAAGCCGATGTAGGTAAGCCTACCGGAAACGATATTCGGGAAGGCAAGATCACGCTTCCGTTAATCTATGCACTCAACCATGCGCCCCAAGCACTATCGGATGAAATGATGAAGATTATCCGTTCCTGTGATTTTTCGCCCGTAAACATCGAACTCTTGCTTGAATTTGCCAAAAGTAACGGAGGTATTGAATATGCCCAGAAAACCATAGACAATTTACTGGAAGAGGCTGAACAGATTATCGAAAATGTTTCGATCGACAACGAGTTTAAAATAATCTTAAACCTGTTGGTGATGTATTTGAAGAACCGGATGGTTTAA
- a CDS encoding Hsp20/alpha crystallin family protein produces the protein MTIIRRTNTWLPSVFNDFFGNEWVTNNNKSVPAINIQQNEDGFTVEVAAPGMTKEDCNVSVDEDNNLVICFEKKNESEEKDKKGTYLRREFSYTQFTRKMILPDNVVNEKIAAKVENGVLTVDIPTIKEEEKVSKVKQIDIQ, from the coding sequence ATGACAATTATTAGACGAACAAACACATGGCTGCCCAGTGTTTTCAACGATTTTTTTGGAAACGAATGGGTTACAAACAACAACAAGTCGGTGCCGGCAATCAATATTCAGCAAAATGAAGACGGCTTTACCGTTGAGGTGGCTGCTCCCGGCATGACCAAAGAAGATTGCAACGTAAGTGTAGATGAAGATAACAACCTGGTTATCTGCTTTGAAAAGAAAAATGAATCGGAAGAAAAGGACAAAAAAGGGACTTACCTGAGGCGCGAGTTTTCTTACACGCAATTCACCCGAAAAATGATTTTGCCCGATAATGTAGTGAACGAGAAAATCGCTGCTAAAGTGGAAAACGGCGTATTAACAGTAGATATACCGACAATTAAAGAAGAAGAGAAGGTATCAAAGGTAAAACAGATTGATATTCAATAA
- a CDS encoding calcineurin-like phosphoesterase C-terminal domain-containing protein, translating into MRKNILLLFALLASFTAHAQQMASGYVFEDTNKNGRKDRREAGIPDVAVSNGIEVTVTNDKGHYSLPAGTDNTIFVIKPSGYGIPVDEHFIPRYYYHHKPEGSPGSFRYKGVPPTGELPGSINFALYKQDEPNDFTTVVFGDPQPYSIQDLDYFSQKIVADVQKTGKTLFGISLGDIVGDNLDLQPVYKERMKRLQLPWYNVMGNHDMNYDATSDILSDETFQQNFGLANLAFNYGDAHFVILDNILYPDPRGGKGYWAGYREDQLRFLENNLKRVPKNKLVVLSQHIQMKDNTGRSYRLEDRQRIFDLLKDFENVLIMSAHTHLQDQIEYTEIDGWQGKKPLHEYNVGTTSGDWYSGKLDERGLPDATMRDGTPQGYAFLHIKGNQYTVDYKVAGRNPDYQMNIYAPKVVPHNGRTTSQVVVNFFMGSKNDAVEYKIDDGKWRRMRYLEAVDPNYTIKLIEWDFTEKLLPGRRPSNAVNSTHLWAGGIQLDLEPGEHTIYVRATDRFGKAHYGQKTYKILAP; encoded by the coding sequence ATGAGAAAGAACATTTTACTTCTTTTTGCCTTGCTGGCAAGTTTTACCGCTCATGCTCAGCAGATGGCTTCAGGCTATGTGTTTGAAGACACCAATAAAAACGGTAGGAAAGACCGTCGTGAAGCGGGAATTCCTGATGTTGCCGTCTCCAACGGAATCGAAGTAACCGTTACAAACGACAAAGGGCATTACTCCCTTCCGGCGGGAACCGACAATACGATTTTCGTGATAAAGCCTAGCGGATACGGAATTCCTGTGGATGAGCATTTTATACCTCGGTATTATTACCACCATAAGCCGGAAGGCTCACCCGGTTCATTCCGGTACAAAGGTGTTCCGCCAACCGGAGAACTTCCCGGCTCAATAAATTTTGCACTGTACAAACAGGATGAACCCAACGATTTTACAACCGTCGTTTTTGGGGATCCCCAGCCCTACTCCATTCAGGACCTGGATTATTTCTCTCAGAAGATCGTGGCCGATGTGCAAAAGACCGGGAAAACGTTGTTTGGCATCAGCCTGGGCGATATTGTCGGCGACAACCTCGATCTTCAACCGGTTTACAAGGAAAGGATGAAACGGCTTCAGCTGCCCTGGTACAACGTGATGGGCAATCACGATATGAATTACGACGCCACGTCCGATATCCTGTCGGATGAAACTTTCCAGCAAAATTTCGGACTGGCAAACCTTGCCTTCAATTACGGCGATGCCCATTTTGTTATTCTTGACAATATCCTTTATCCCGATCCCCGCGGCGGAAAAGGGTACTGGGCCGGTTACCGGGAGGATCAGCTCCGTTTTTTGGAAAATAACCTGAAGCGGGTACCCAAGAACAAACTGGTGGTGTTGTCGCAGCACATTCAAATGAAAGACAACACGGGCAGGTCGTACCGGTTAGAGGACAGGCAACGTATTTTTGACCTGCTTAAAGATTTTGAGAACGTACTGATTATGTCGGCTCACACACATCTTCAGGATCAGATTGAATATACCGAAATCGACGGATGGCAGGGAAAAAAACCGTTGCATGAATATAACGTGGGCACCACTTCGGGCGACTGGTATTCGGGTAAACTGGACGAAAGGGGATTGCCCGACGCCACCATGCGCGACGGTACTCCACAGGGATACGCTTTCCTTCATATAAAAGGCAACCAATACACCGTAGATTACAAAGTAGCCGGAAGGAATCCTGATTATCAGATGAATATATATGCTCCCAAAGTAGTTCCCCACAACGGAAGAACGACCTCCCAGGTGGTAGTAAACTTTTTTATGGGAAGCAAAAACGACGCGGTTGAATATAAAATCGATGACGGAAAGTGGCGTCGAATGAGGTACCTCGAAGCTGTTGACCCGAATTACACGATAAAGCTTATTGAGTGGGATTTTACGGAAAAACTCCTCCCCGGCCGGCGTCCCTCGAATGCGGTAAACAGCACACATTTATGGGCCGGGGGGATTCAACTGGACCTGGAACCCGGAGAACATACCATTTATGTACGTGCAACCGACCGGTTCGGGAAAGCGCATTATGGGCAAAAAACGTACAAGATATTGGCACCCTGA